The region GCTTGGGCAGGTCTGTGGCACCCGACACCAGTTCGCCATAAAAAATATAACATCGCCGAAAGTTGTTATTGCGAGGGCGTCGAGCCCGAAGCAATCTCAGTGGCGAGAGATTGCTTCGTCGCTTCGCTTCTCGCAATGACAACTTTCGGCGATGTTATATTTTTTATGGCGAACTGGTGTCGGGTGCCACAGACCTGCCCAAGCAGGTCTGTGCTTCTTCTCTGCCGTGTTCCAAGTTTGATCACAAATCAGTATCACTGGTAATGACCGATTGTGAAGCCCGATGTGTCCGGATTGGTAGCCACCAGCCTCCGTGCCGGTGGAATGTGTAGATAACTCCCATTAGTTCGGGCAGGCAGGCGCACGGATACTGCCACCTTCTCGTCCTTGAGGTCCGAGCGTCTATTTCACTAAATGTGCTCTTGTCTGATTAGCCTTTTGAACAGGACGGAGAAAGTGGTGCCTCCTGATTCCCTGCATTCGCGCTCGCTGTTCACGTGCTCGCACATGGCAATGCCGCCCGGACAGTAATCTCGCTGGCCCGCAAGGTGCACACACCCGGTGGTGGAGAAACTTATGTCAATGTAACCTTCGTCAGCGAGCATTTTCAGTTGCATCAATTCCAAACCTTTGCCGCCCGCGTCGAAGTCAAACGGCTTCTTGGTAGAGTACTGCTCCGTAGCCTGCGTATGATGGAAAGCATCAAAAATGAATGGTTGATCTTCTCGGCGGATGCCCACCCCGCGATCCTCGACCTTCAACAGAGGCCCTGAAGGGGTTGCCTCCAGTACAACGGTTACCGTCCCTCCGTCCGGAGTATTCTCAATCGCGTTCTTGACCAATGTCTGGAGAACCCTCTGAAGCACGTCCGGATCTATCATTGACGAATCAACAGGTTGGAGCCGGTGGAGCAGCGCCACCGATCGATTTGAGCTGCGTTTCCGAAGCGTATCCAGGACGTCAAGGACAAACGGAATCACAGGAAAGGGTCGCGGCTTGTATTCTCTGGGAGCAACGATTTCTTGGACGATCCGCTGAACCTCTATCAGCCGGTTCAGGTTCCTCCTTATCCTGTTGAGGCTTTTTTCCCGCTCTTCAGGCGACAGGTTCTGTCTCGCCAGTATTGGGAGCGAAGCATCTATGATCGCCAGTGGGGTGGTGAGTTCATGCGAAAGATGGTTCACGGCTCGTTGCCTGGCTCTCTGCATGGATTTCCACGCGGTTATGTCTCGAATGATAACGAGAATCCCGGCGGGTTCCCCTTGGTGGTCGAGATATCGCGAGGCACTGATGTTCACATCCAGGACGATTCCGTCCTTCGTGGTTCTCTTGGTCTCAAAGCCGCTCATAGGTTTGCCGCCCCGAAGCAGACGACCGATATGGGCAAGCGAAATCTCCTGTTCCGATTCCGGCACGAAAGGGATTCGTTTGCCCAAAACCTCTTCTTTTGTCCATCCAAACAGGCGGGTGAATGAATCACTGACATACTTTGCATTTCCGCTCAGATCGTAAATGACGATTGCGTCGGCAGAGGAGTCTATAGCATTCAGGATGCCCTGGAGAAGCTCTTGAGTCTTCCTGGCCTCCACCTCACTTTGTTCGAGTCTGGTCGTGAGCTGCCGACTTTCGTGCGGTACACAATGGAGCGGCGCTGACTTGTCAATTTTGTCGGGCATTCCGGATACCTCTTATGAACCTCGGGTAGGTCGCGGAATTGAAATCGGTTTTAGGGTAACCAAGGCCGTATGGAGATCGCAACCCGGCGTGAATCTGCTCAAATCGGGTTGCTTTCGCATGTGGTCATCCCCGCGCGCGTTTAGTTCCGCGGGGGAAAGAGGGCCTTGGTTTCTAGCGGCTCGATCGCCTATGGTGTCACAGCGCGCCTTGCTTCTCCAGCAACTTTATTAGGGGGAGAGTAATGCGGCGCTGAAGTTCCAGCGACGACCGGTCCAAAATGTCAAGGATCATACTAAGATCATTAACGTTTCTGCTCTTCCGGGTGACAAGATAATGCGTTACATCGGGAGAAATCCGCACATGTTTGTCCCTCGCCATCTTGTCGAGTATCAAGACCCGCACGCTGTCTTCAGGCGGTTCGAGCCACAGCACCAGCCCCGCGGTAATACGCGATTTCATGTGGGGGTCATTCTCGAAGATCTCATCCGGGGGCAGGCGGGAACTCATTATCAGCGGGGCCCCCGATCGTACCAGCTGGTTGGAGAGGTTCCACAGATGATGTTTATTGTGATCGTCCATCAGGTGCACGTCGTCAACCAGCACGGCGCACTTTTCTTCGTCGTTACCGTC is a window of Desulfomonile tiedjei DNA encoding:
- a CDS encoding PAS domain S-box protein, which translates into the protein MPDKIDKSAPLHCVPHESRQLTTRLEQSEVEARKTQELLQGILNAIDSSADAIVIYDLSGNAKYVSDSFTRLFGWTKEEVLGKRIPFVPESEQEISLAHIGRLLRGGKPMSGFETKRTTKDGIVLDVNISASRYLDHQGEPAGILVIIRDITAWKSMQRARQRAVNHLSHELTTPLAIIDASLPILARQNLSPEEREKSLNRIRRNLNRLIEVQRIVQEIVAPREYKPRPFPVIPFVLDVLDTLRKRSSNRSVALLHRLQPVDSSMIDPDVLQRVLQTLVKNAIENTPDGGTVTVVLEATPSGPLLKVEDRGVGIRREDQPFIFDAFHHTQATEQYSTKKPFDFDAGGKGLELMQLKMLADEGYIDISFSTTGCVHLAGQRDYCPGGIAMCEHVNSERECRESGGTTFSVLFKRLIRQEHI